The Primulina eburnea isolate SZY01 chromosome 6, ASM2296580v1, whole genome shotgun sequence genome contains a region encoding:
- the LOC140834082 gene encoding probable glutathione S-transferase DHAR2, chloroplastic has protein sequence MSTARITPSSAALSTTINHLAVYCIPTRILFTRHRNRAFTIWSKASDPLEVCVKESVTTPNRLGDCPFAQRVLLTLEEKSLPYDLKLINLANKPDWFLKISPEGKVPVVKIDEQWIPDSDVITQALEEKFPEPSLATPAEKASVGSKIFSAFIAFLKSKDSSDGTEQTLLSELTAFNEYIEKNGPFINGKYISAADLSLGPKLYHLEIALGYFKNWSVPDSLIYLKSYMKTIFSMDSFVKTRALKEDVIEGWRPKVTG, from the exons ATGTCAACGGCGAGGATTACGCCGTCATCGGCGGCTCTGTCCACCACCATCAATCACCTCGCTGTCTACTGTATCCCGACCCGAATCCTCTTCACCCGACACAGGAACCGGGCCTTTACAATTTGGTCGAAAGCATCCGACCCGCTTGAAGTCTGCGTCAAAGAGTCAGTCACCACTCCCAATAGGCTTGGAGACT GCCCATTTGCACAAAGAGTTTTGCTTACATTGGAGGAAAAGAGCCTTCCTTATGATTTGAAATTGATTAATCTCGCTAATAAACCAGATTG GTTCTTAAAAATAAGTCCAGAGGGCAAAGTTCCAGTGGTAAAGATTGACGAGCAGTGGATTCCAGATTCTGATGTTATTACACAGGCGCTCGAAGAAAAGTTCCCTGAGCCATCATTGGCTACGCCAGCTGAGAAGGCTTCAGT TGGTTCGAAGATCTTCTCTGCATTCATTGCTTTTCTGAAGAGCAAGGACTCCAGTGATGGAACCGAGCAGACATTACTTAGTGAACTGACCGCTTTCAATGAGTATATTGAAAAAAAT GGCCCTTTTATCAACGGAAAATATATTTCAGCAGCAGACTTGTCACTTGGACCGAAGCTTTACCATCTTGAAATTGCCTTGGGGTACTTTAAGAATTGGTCTGTCCCAGATTCTCTTATATATCTCAAGTCATACATGAAG ACTATATTTTCCATGGATTCGTTCGTCAAAACACGAGCACTGAAAGAAGACGTCATCGAGGGGTGGCGACCAAAAGTCACAGGTTGA
- the LOC140834084 gene encoding F-box protein At2g27310, whose amino-acid sequence MSFSTNSTTTSAAADRSGGDPITAIHPDIIQTHILNRLDGATLASTSCASSQFLALCSDDQLWRDVCNSTWPSTTDPRVLRAISAFPSAHRSFYSDSFPSTTHQQHPKQARLSETSELISAVDIYCDDQLIYSKVLETETVSNWFLSFPLSLELLDAKEMVPTPLKIEGDNGACTSLAEEHLRVSWILIDPNNKRAVNVASHKAVYSRMHWSNGDIQLRYATVASVATGELVQCAVVVTCGGKEGGDLHVKEVKMQVEDMEGRTLSGKDSLEILQAAMEGPRRRIECKREKDIYELFSRKKVQYREKEQRRETGLDMICIVTGLSIFFAIWIFFLWR is encoded by the coding sequence ATGTCTTTTTCTACAAACTCAACCACCACCTCCGCCGCCGCGGATCGAAGCGGAGGCGACCCAATCACGGCCATCCACCCTGATATCATCCAAACCCACATCCTCAACAGACTCGACGGCGCCACTCTCGCCTCAACCAGCTGCGCTTCCTCCCAATTCCTTGCCTTATGCAGCGACGATCAATTATGGCGGGACGTCTGCAACTCCACTTGGCCCTCCACAACCGACCCCCGCGTCCTCCGTGCCATATCCGCCTTCCCCTCGGCCCACCGCTCGTTCTACTCTGACTCCTTTCCCTCCACCACCCACCAACAACATCCGAAACAAGCCCGTTTATCAGAGACGTCGGAGTTAATCTCCGCCGTTGACATCTACTGCGACGATCAGTTGATATACTCGAAAGTATTGGAAACGGAGACCGTATCGAATTGGTTTTTAAGCTTTCCTTTAAGCCTAGAGCTTCTGGACGCGAAGGAGATGGTCCCAACGCCATTGAAAATCGAAGGCGATAACGGCGCGTGCACGTCCCTCGCGGAAGAACACTTGAGAGTAAGCTGGATTTTGATCGACCCCAACAACAAAAGGGCGGTCAACGTCGCGAGCCACAAGGCGGTGTACTCCCGGATGCACTGGTCGAACGGCGACATACAACTGCGATACGCCACGGTGGCATCCGTAGCCACCGGGGAACTGGTTCAATGCGCTGTGGTTGTCACCTGCGGCGGGAAAGAGGGAGGGGACTTACACGTGAAGGAAGTGAAAATGCAGGTCGAGGACATGGAGGGTAGAACTCTCAGCGGGAAGGATAGTTTGGAGATTCTACAGGCCGCCATGGAAGGGCCGAGAAGGAGAATCGAATGTAAAAGGGAGAAAGATATTTATGAACTGTTCTCGAGGAAGAAGGTGCAGTACAGAGAGAAGGAGCAGAGGAGGGAAACGGGTTTGGATATGATTTGTATAGTTACCGGATTATCCATTTTCTTTGCAATTTGGATCTTTTTTTTGTGGAGATAA